The sequence TCGGGGAATTGTGGTTGTACTCGACCGGCGATTGCTGACTAAGAAATATGGGCAACAGTTCCTCGATTCGTTACCGCCAACGCGAGTACGCACCGGGCCGTTGGCTCACTTGCCGGGGCTGGTGGCGCGCTTTTTGCAGAGGCTGAATGGCGGGTAAGGCGTATTCTTACCACCGACGGCATATCAGTCGGGATGACCCGTATTTTTGAACAGGCGCCGCGCCAGGGTTGACCATAGTGTGGTCGCCGGTGGCCGGGACGGGGTCTCGAACCACCCGCAGCAATACGGTGGCCTACAATACCTGCTCGTTCCTGTACCGGTTAGGGTGGGTTCTAAACCCACCCGCGGCAGCGCTGCGTCGCAATACTTGCATATCCTCGCAACGGTCCTAACCCATAAGCTAAATTATTGCGTTGATCCGGAGGAGGACAGTGCAGGAGCAGCCGCGTCACTGCACTATCAACTAGCGCAATCCACGCCAGATCGTTCGTACACCTAGCTCGTCATCGCTGTTGCGGTTTAGAAAACTCTCAATTGCGCAATTCCAGCACTTCTTGCCGCAGTGGTAGAGGAATGCGGTTTCTGATGGTTCGTGCAGTGCAGGTCCTGCCATTCGTGGTGCGCCAAGACGTCATCTGGCTTCCTCCGTATCCTGACGCGCTAACACACATGTCGGCTACAACTCCCAGTCGGCGACCACACCTATGCGGCAAATGGCAGGATAGCCTGCTACGTTACGTGCCGATAGGTCTCCTGGCACTGGCGTTCCTTGTCTGCGGTGGTGCACGTGGTGCGTTAGGAATTCTTGCCCTCCTGCGCTGCAAGCGCACACCCAGAGTGACGGAGCGATCATTTCCAATAGAACGCCGTCTATGGGAGCGGCCATGGTGGAGTTGAGAAGGAAAAGCCCTGCGATGCAACGCTTTGCCGTGAAATTATGTAACCATGGTATCATGGAAACAAGAAGGCCCTGAGCATTGGTTGTATCGGACAGAGTGCAGTAGCAGAGATAGCAGGTGTGGTAGTGTCAAACGGAGAACGGCGGGTAACGACAGTCCTCTTAATCCGTCACGGAATGAATGATTGGGTGCATGGTCGGTTAGCTGGCTGGTTGCCGGGGGTTCATCTGAGTGAAGAGGGACGACGGCAAGCGCTGGCGCTTAGTGAACGGCTCGGCGATCTACCGATCACGGCACTCTACACTAGCCCCCTTGACCGTTGTATCGAGACCGCACGGGCGATTGCAGAACCGCGCGGCTTGCCATTGCGCATTGTCGAGCAGATCGGCGAGGTGCGCTATGGCGAATGGGAAGGGGCTGAGCTGAAAGAGTTATATACCCATGAGTTATGGCCAGGGGTTCAGCATTATCCGAGTGGTACCCGCTTTCCTCGTGGCGAGACCCTCGGTGAGGCCCAGATGCGTATGGTGAGTGCAGTTGATCAATTACGTGCTCGCCATGTAGGAGAAATGATTGCAGTGGTGTCGCACGCCGATTTGATCCGGTTGGCATTAGCGTACTACATTGGTGTGCACATCGATTTGTTTCAGCGGCTGGTTGTCAACCCATGCTCATTGAGTGCAATAGCGTTTGAGCCGATGGGGCCTCGTTTGTTGGCCTACAATGATACCGGGTCGCTTGATCATCTTCGCTCTAAACCGTCGTCGCCATCGCCTACACCGGAGGCAGCGTCCCCGTCATCAACGGAGGCAGAGTAGTACCATGGCAGAGTTTACGTTTGATCTCGAATCGGTGCATCGCATTACCGCCGGCGCAGTTGGGCCGCGAGGTCGGCGGGTCTTCTACTTGCAGGCCCGACGTGGAAACCGTCTGGTGACCTTACTGGCGGAAAAAGAGCAAATTCGCGAGCTGGCGAACGCCATTAATCGCTTGTTGGAAGCTATCGGTGAACGTAATCCACGTCTGGCAACCTCCGACGATCTCCTGGTCACCGATATGAGCCTTGAAGAGCCACTTGAACCGCAGTTTCGTATTTACCAGATGGGGTTGGGCTACGATAGCGAGCGAGATCGGATCGTCTTGCTGGCGCAGGGAATGCCCGATGAAGGAAATGAAGAACCCTTATCGGCGCGTTTTTCAGCTACGCGCGAGCAAATGAAGGCCTTGAGCATTCACGCGGAGCAGGTGGTTGCCGCTGGCCGCCCAATCTGCGGCAATTGCGGTCGTCCGATTGATCCCAGTGGTCATTTCTGTCCGCATCGTAACGGTCACGGCCCAGTCTACAGTTAGCGAAGTGAAACGGTTGTCGTACTGACCTCTGTTTCGAGTGGCGTGGTGTGTTTGCACGTGCTAAACCTGCCAACCGCTCATGACCTTACTGAACCTGAGTTGGCAGAAAGGGAGAGCCAGAGACGATCCATCTCAGAATGTACGTAACCTCCTACCTTATTGTGAAAGGGATGGTATGGAAGGTGGTCACTCATACGAGCTGAGCGTTGCGCGGGTGTTGACAGCACTGGCCCAGGGTACGATGAATATTGAGGCAGCGATGCCGTACAGTAGCAACTATACCCTGTTGACCAGTATTGTCCACGAAGATCTGCACCTGCTTGCGGTGTATAAGCCACAGCGCGGAGAGCGCCCACTGTGGGATTTTCCGCGCGGGACGCTCTACCGTCGAGAGGCGGCGGCGTATATCGTGAGTGAGGCGCTCGGTTTTCATCTTGTGCCGCCAACTGTGGTGCGCGATGGACCGTATGGCATCGGAATGGTGCAGTTGTTCATCGATAACGATGAAGATATTCACCTGTTCACGATGCTGAAGCAAGGCGGATACGAGCGTGAAATCAGGCAACTCTGCGCCTTCGATTGTCTGGTCAACAATGCCGACCGTAAGAGTGGCCACTGTTTGCAAGGACGAGACGGACGTTTGTGGGCTATAGACCACGGAATTTGTTTCCATGTCGAACCCAAATTGCGGACAGTGCTCTGGGATTTTGTGGGTGAACCGTTTCCTGATGAGGTGATGACCGCGTTTACCAGTTTTCGCCAGCAGCTCGATCAGAACGAACACCTGATCCAGGCACTGCATACGTTGCTCGACCGGTCAGAGGTGAGAGCGCTTCGGCGGCGGCTTAATAACTTGATCGAGAGTGGTTGCTATCCACCGCCGGGGCCAGGGCCTCACGTACCATGGCCGCCAGTCTAAGAGCCTGATCAAAAAACCCGGATTTCTTATTGGGAACGTCCCGTGCCTGGGCAACCACGACGTTGAGGGGCTAACGCTTTGTTCCTCCATCCGCCGCACGTCCCCTCTGCCGAGCGGGCAGCGCCCGGCGCTGCCCGTGACGGGTTGGGTGAGCGACATTCACCCCGTGCCGCACGCTCCCCCTTCCGTTCTCCCACAGGGAGCGGAAGGAGGCCAGGGGGAAGGTGAGGGCCGCCAGGCGTGCGCCGCAACACCGACGCTGATACCGTTGCAACCCTTAAGAGCGCGGACTTCTAGCCCGCGCTCTTACTGACGTGAGCAGATGCAAACCTATCCTTTTGGGCGAGGAAGAAGACAAGGATAGCAGAAAAGTGAGGCTCACTCCTCGGTTCTCCATGACAGAGCGTCTAACTCGCTCGTTACAATCCAACTACGGCCAATTGCGAATCTATCCCTTGCACTGCTGCTCACGATAGTTTAGCCTTTCTACGCACGGTCGATCTGTTCCTGCACGCTGCATATGCCACATCCCGACTGTATGCGCAGGAAACATGTCGTTGAGCAACTGGTAAAGAAGCTATTAGAACGCCCGTTTCAGCAATAGTATGAGCAATTTCCGCATCGAATGGGTTGCAAACACATTCCCGTTGGCTAATCGAGTTGTACTTCGACAATTGCCCATCATAGTCGGAGCGCCAGCACTCTTTCTGTTTCTCTTCATGGCGATTATCACTGAAGAAAACCGTTTGCTTGTTGCGCTACAGGTTACGGGTATTGTGGTTGCCATCATTGTTGTATTGCTCGCATTGGCTGCCCTGATCGTGTGGCTGGTTGGCTATCAACAGCACTTTGTGTTGGATCAGAAAGGTGTTCGTTCTCAACTGCATGGCCGTACCAAAATATTCCTTCGTGTTGTCCGAGTCATTCTTCTGTTAAGCGGACGACCGATCATGATGGGGTCAGCGCTCCTCGCACGCCCACGTGATGCTATTGACTGGGAAGAAGTGCAGCGTGTAGAAGTTGATCCACGGCAATACCTTGTTGCATCGAGAAGGATGCCCACCGTTTTACTTGTTCTGTACCCCAGAACATTTCACTACCGTGTGTGAGATTGTACATGCGCAAACCGGTCTTCATTGGTGAAGGTCAGAAGAACACTTGCTGGTATCGTACAACCTTAAATCGTTCTTCTGTCCGTACCCCCGCACTGCTAAAGAATGCGCTGCTCGCTACGCTTCACCTACGCTACGCCCCAACCGCACTGTAACGGCGCACCCCGTTGTTCCAAAGCCAGTGCAATAACGTTCCCAGCACTACAATCCAACCGAGCTGATGAGCGAATCCCCAGATGATGGCCGTCTGATCAAGACGGCCAAGCAGTAATTCGAGGGGAAAAGCTAGCATCGCCCGAAAAGGCAACCAGTTCAGAACCGCCGTAACCGGTGCCGGTAAGAGGTCGAGCGGCACGAGATAGCCGCTGCAAAAGGCATATACGCCAAACCAGAAATCTTGCAACGCTAGTACCTGTGTCCACCAGAAACTGAGTACACCGATGCAGCACTGGTTCAGAAAGTAAACGGTGAAGGCCAGCCCGATTGCAAGTGGTAGCAGGCTCCACCTGAGAAGATCGGGCTGTGGAATGGCTCCAGGAGCAATCAGACCGGCGATCAAGACGATAGGAGCGATCATTAGCAGGCGTAGTGGCTTGTCGGCCAACGCCATCGCCAGATAGCGCCACAGCGGATGTACCGGTCGCAGCAGGTGCGGCGATAGCTCGCCTAAGCGAATCTCGCGTTCCATATCCCAAATAATCCAGACACCGGTGAGCTGTCGAATACAGAGGGCGCCAACGAAATAGGCAACAAAATCATCGCTAGCGTAACCGCCGATTGTGCCATCCCCCGCGAGAGTTCGCCAGATTGCCAGCATGATCAGTGGCAACATCCCGGTGGTTACCCAGATAAACAGTTGAGCACGATAGGCCAGCGCATCGACCCACGCTGCACGGAGCAAGACGACGAATTTAGCAGTCATATATTCTCCATCACGAAAATCTGTTCTTGTAGTATTATAAATGAGGATCATTGAAACAACAGGTTTTGACATGCGTATTGCTTTTCTGGACTCATGGCTTCAGCAAGTGGCTGAAGGCAGCGGCACTGCTGCTGCTATCGGGGGGTTAGGACGCGCTCTGCGTGTCCATGGCCATCACGTGGCCCGTATCTCGCCATTGGTGGCGTGGCCATCTAATCTGACGCTGCGGCGATTGCTGTTTAATCTCTATGTACCGGCACTCCTGCGTGCATTACCCTACGATTTGATTGTAGGGGTGGATATTGATGGTGTACTGGTGGCCCGTCGGATAGCAACACCGTATATCTGTAGTATCAAGGGCGTGATCGCCGAGGAGCTACAGCACGAGCGTGGACAGGTACGCCGTTTATTATGGTTGCTTTCGCGACTCGAACGAATCAATGCCCGCCAGGCTCCAATCGTCATTACAACCAGTCACTATTGTCGGGTAAGTATTCAACGACACTACGGTGTACCGGCGGAACGGATACGTCTAGTGCCAGAGGGAATTGATCTGGCTTCGTGGCCCACACCACTCCCACGTCACGATGGACAGACGATTCTGTGCGTGGCTCGCCAGTATCCGCGTAAACACATTGCCGATCTGATCCAGGCATTTGCCCGAATCCGCCCTCGTTTTCCCGCTGCGCGTCTGGTGATCATCGGCGACGGTCCTGAACACGCTCATCTCCGTAATCTTGCGCGTCAGCTCGCGCTTGGAGCAAGTTGCCAGTTACTCGGCGCACTCCCCGACGATACGGCAGTGAAAGAGTGGTACTACCGCGCCGACATCTTCTGTCTACCCAGTGTGCAAGAGGGTTTCGGTATCGTGTTTCTCGAAGCAATGGCCGCCGGACTACCGATTGTCGCCACGACCGCAGCCGCAATTCCCGAAGTGGTGCCTCACGGTCAGGCAGGTCTGCTGGTGCCACCTGCTGATGTAACAGCCCTGGCTGAGGCGCTGACAACCCTGTTAGCCGATCCGGAGCTACGGCGGCGCTATGGAACATTCGGTCGTGAGTACGTTACTCGTTTCGATTGGATGCGAGTCGCCGAGCAGTTTCTGGAAGTAGCGCGTGGTCGTTAAGTATGACAATTGAAGTACGTAATCTGCGCAAATACTATCAGGTTCATCGCAAAGAGGCCGGCCTGCGGGGGTCACTACAAGCGTTCATCAGACGCCGCTACGAGACCGTCAAGGCTGTTGATGGGATCGATTTCACGATTGATAGCGGTGAGATGGTTGGGTTTCTGGGTCCCAACGGTGCCGGAAAGACGACAACGCTCAAGGTACTGGCCGGTTTACTACACCCGACGGCCGGTGAGGTACGGGTATTGGGTTATACGCCATTTGAACGGAAGACGGCCTTCCTCAAGCAAATCACGCTGGTCATGGGCCAGAAACAGCAACTGCTCTGGGATTTACCGGCTATCGAGACCTTTGAAGTAAACCGCGTTATCTTTGAGGTGCCAGTACATGAATATCGCCGGATGCTCAACGAGTTGACCGACCTGCTTGAACTAGGTGATCTGCTGAATAAGCAGGTGCGCAAGCTGAGTCTAGGCGAACGGATGAAGTGTGAGCTGGCCGCTGCCCTGCTCCACCGGCCACAAGTGCTCTTTCTCGACGAACCAACCATCGGCCTCGATGTAACGATGCAGGCCCGTGTTCGTGAATTTGTCGCCGAATATAATCGGCGTTACGGTGCAACGGTGCTGCTAACCAGCCACTACATGGCCGATGTGACAGCGCTCTGTCGGCGGGTCATTGTAATCAACCATGGTCGCCTACTCTACGATGGCAATCTCCAGCGAATGGTTGAACAGGTTGCCCCTCACAAGATCATTCACCTGACGCTCCACCAACCGATTGCACTTGAGACCCTGAACCGCTACGGCGAGGTGCAACGGTACGATGGGTTGGAGGTTGAACTGAAAGTGCCTCGCTACGAAACGTCGCGCATTGGCGCCCAATTGCTCAGTGAGCTGCCGGTAGCCGATGTCAACATCGCTGAGCCACCGATTGAGGAGATTATCAGCGAGGTATTTGGCCAGCCGGTGTAAGCAAAAACAGAATGACCATTGTTGTGACGGGTAATTGCGGCCCATTTGGGTGCGGAAGCCGATTCGTCCGCACCCCATAGATGGTGATGTTCTGCTTCAGCCGACTTCCCTCTCAAACCTGTGGTCATGCGTAGCCCAACACAGAGGGGCACTGCGTGGCTATGGGCCTACACCCGTTCCAGAACACTCAAAATCAGATTAGGGAAGATACCCAAAACCAACACCCCAACCACGGCAATCGCCAGTGCGGCGCCAATTCCACGTGGGAGCGACACCGGCGTCAAATCGGTTGCCGGCTCGATAAACATTGCTTTAAGCAGACGAAGGTAATAATAAAGACTGACAATCGTCATCACAACTGCAATCACAACCAACCAGGTTGCACCACTCTGCCAGCCGACCATAAAGATGTAAAACTTAGCAAAGAAGCCACCGAGGGGCGGGATTCCGGCCAGCGAGAGGATACAGACGGTAAATAGCAGCGCAAGCGGCAGATTACGTCGCGAAAGACCACGTAGATGGGTTAGGTCATCGCCACCGGTTTGCTGTCCGATCAATGCCAATGCACCAAAAGCGCCAAGGTTTGTCAGACTGTAGATGAACAGGTAGTAGAGCAGTGCCGTCAAGCCCTGTTCCCGATCAAACGGTTGCGCAGCAGCCCAGGCCAGCAAACCCAACACGACAAAGCCGGCATGCGCGATACTTGAATACGCTAACAGCCGTTTGACATTCGTCTGTGGCAGCGCAGCCAGATTTCCGATCACCACTGTCAGCAGTGCCAGTACCGCCAGCACTGCCGTCCATCCACTAGCGGTATCGAGCGTCGGCGATCCCACAATGGCCGGGAATGTCTTTGTCAATAGTCGGAAGAGCAAGATAAAACCGGCTGCCTTCGAGGCGGTTGAAATGAAGGCCGTAATTGGGGTTGGTGCACCTTCATAGACATCAGGTGACCAACCGTGAAACGGAACAACTGCTAGCTTGTACCCCATACCGGCCACAATAAAGAGCATTGCCAGTGTTATCAGGCCACCACTTGACGCGGTAAAGGTACCGATCCGATCAAAACGAGTCAGGTCATTAAAATTGGTTGCACCACCGACACTATTGAGTGCTGCGCCAAAAGCCAGACTCATGCCGTACAGGAGAATTGCCGACGAGATAGCGCCAAACAGGAAGTATTTCAGGCCTGCCTCTGCCGAGCGCGGGTCATTACGAAAGTAGCCGGCCAACAGATACAGTGGGATCGAAGTTAACTCAATAGCGAGATACGCCAGCAGCAACTCATTGGCGCCCACCATCAGACACATACCGAGGGTGGCAAAAATGATCAATGCGTAAAACTCACCCGGATGAGCGCTGGGCCGAATATCAAGGCAGAGCAGACTGGTGACCAGCGCAGACCCGATAATGAGCAGACGCGCAATCATCGTCAAGTGATCGGTTGCAAAAGCCCCGACGATCGGCTCACCGCCAGGTCCACCACTTTGGAGATTGCGAATAATATTGGTGAAGAAATTGACGGGGGCTGTTTCGGGTAATCGGTAAATATAGCCACTCTGCAACAATGCAACAAACAATACCATTCCTAGCCCAATGGCCGTGAGTGAGGCTGAAGATTTGACGCGCTCAAGCTGTGCGGCCGGTGTACGCCCCCACCGCTCAAGAATATCCGAACCC comes from Chloroflexus sp. Y-396-1 and encodes:
- a CDS encoding histidine phosphatase family protein yields the protein MSNGERRVTTVLLIRHGMNDWVHGRLAGWLPGVHLSEEGRRQALALSERLGDLPITALYTSPLDRCIETARAIAEPRGLPLRIVEQIGEVRYGEWEGAELKELYTHELWPGVQHYPSGTRFPRGETLGEAQMRMVSAVDQLRARHVGEMIAVVSHADLIRLALAYYIGVHIDLFQRLVVNPCSLSAIAFEPMGPRLLAYNDTGSLDHLRSKPSSPSPTPEAASPSSTEAE
- a CDS encoding NADH-quinone oxidoreductase subunit N gives rise to the protein MFQLTDIPRLLPEILLLVLALLVLGSDILERWGRTPAAQLERVKSSASLTAIGLGMVLFVALLQSGYIYRLPETAPVNFFTNIIRNLQSGGPGGEPIVGAFATDHLTMIARLLIIGSALVTSLLCLDIRPSAHPGEFYALIIFATLGMCLMVGANELLLAYLAIELTSIPLYLLAGYFRNDPRSAEAGLKYFLFGAISSAILLYGMSLAFGAALNSVGGATNFNDLTRFDRIGTFTASSGGLITLAMLFIVAGMGYKLAVVPFHGWSPDVYEGAPTPITAFISTASKAAGFILLFRLLTKTFPAIVGSPTLDTASGWTAVLAVLALLTVVIGNLAALPQTNVKRLLAYSSIAHAGFVVLGLLAWAAAQPFDREQGLTALLYYLFIYSLTNLGAFGALALIGQQTGGDDLTHLRGLSRRNLPLALLFTVCILSLAGIPPLGGFFAKFYIFMVGWQSGATWLVVIAVVMTIVSLYYYLRLLKAMFIEPATDLTPVSLPRGIGAALAIAVVGVLVLGIFPNLILSVLERV
- a CDS encoding ABC-2 family transporter protein, producing the protein MTAKFVVLLRAAWVDALAYRAQLFIWVTTGMLPLIMLAIWRTLAGDGTIGGYASDDFVAYFVGALCIRQLTGVWIIWDMEREIRLGELSPHLLRPVHPLWRYLAMALADKPLRLLMIAPIVLIAGLIAPGAIPQPDLLRWSLLPLAIGLAFTVYFLNQCCIGVLSFWWTQVLALQDFWFGVYAFCSGYLVPLDLLPAPVTAVLNWLPFRAMLAFPLELLLGRLDQTAIIWGFAHQLGWIVVLGTLLHWLWNNGVRRYSAVGA
- a CDS encoding glycosyltransferase family 4 protein, whose protein sequence is MRIAFLDSWLQQVAEGSGTAAAIGGLGRALRVHGHHVARISPLVAWPSNLTLRRLLFNLYVPALLRALPYDLIVGVDIDGVLVARRIATPYICSIKGVIAEELQHERGQVRRLLWLLSRLERINARQAPIVITTSHYCRVSIQRHYGVPAERIRLVPEGIDLASWPTPLPRHDGQTILCVARQYPRKHIADLIQAFARIRPRFPAARLVIIGDGPEHAHLRNLARQLALGASCQLLGALPDDTAVKEWYYRADIFCLPSVQEGFGIVFLEAMAAGLPIVATTAAAIPEVVPHGQAGLLVPPADVTALAEALTTLLADPELRRRYGTFGREYVTRFDWMRVAEQFLEVARGR
- a CDS encoding ATP-binding cassette domain-containing protein, giving the protein MTIEVRNLRKYYQVHRKEAGLRGSLQAFIRRRYETVKAVDGIDFTIDSGEMVGFLGPNGAGKTTTLKVLAGLLHPTAGEVRVLGYTPFERKTAFLKQITLVMGQKQQLLWDLPAIETFEVNRVIFEVPVHEYRRMLNELTDLLELGDLLNKQVRKLSLGERMKCELAAALLHRPQVLFLDEPTIGLDVTMQARVREFVAEYNRRYGATVLLTSHYMADVTALCRRVIVINHGRLLYDGNLQRMVEQVAPHKIIHLTLHQPIALETLNRYGEVQRYDGLEVELKVPRYETSRIGAQLLSELPVADVNIAEPPIEEIISEVFGQPV
- a CDS encoding DUF3090 domain-containing protein gives rise to the protein MAEFTFDLESVHRITAGAVGPRGRRVFYLQARRGNRLVTLLAEKEQIRELANAINRLLEAIGERNPRLATSDDLLVTDMSLEEPLEPQFRIYQMGLGYDSERDRIVLLAQGMPDEGNEEPLSARFSATREQMKALSIHAEQVVAAGRPICGNCGRPIDPSGHFCPHRNGHGPVYS
- a CDS encoding SCO1664 family protein; translation: MEGGHSYELSVARVLTALAQGTMNIEAAMPYSSNYTLLTSIVHEDLHLLAVYKPQRGERPLWDFPRGTLYRREAAAYIVSEALGFHLVPPTVVRDGPYGIGMVQLFIDNDEDIHLFTMLKQGGYEREIRQLCAFDCLVNNADRKSGHCLQGRDGRLWAIDHGICFHVEPKLRTVLWDFVGEPFPDEVMTAFTSFRQQLDQNEHLIQALHTLLDRSEVRALRRRLNNLIESGCYPPPGPGPHVPWPPV